From Haloglomus litoreum, the proteins below share one genomic window:
- a CDS encoding S8 family serine peptidase encodes MDANRRTVLKSAGAAAGASMFTTTGAAAETIQAALGDGLDAESDDLQGALVVFEPGADYGALDRFDLPDGTYEMEALDIVYTRAPGSTLRAIAALDRVQYVEANRRIDYHNGDAQIATRAGEVQEKPTLGYTGDGVHVAVIDSGVDAYHPDLQDRLRHNFQFQDPLSSDTAWTDVGPADTDDIGHGTHCAGSVVGEGNRDPEHEGMAPDADLTVYSTGAGLFILNAVAAYNHILGTLTAPVEEGGLGEELHITSNSYGSSGGTDFNPAGGQERATWRAFDAGITVVSSAGNSGPGTNTLGAAKTAPHILCIAASHDGQGEGIDATTKPTSFSSRGRKANYGQQHPESEGARWHEFPNGDDGYTAEDRRDALANVDEFNRKSGSAEAFADDEQPASKSFTAGPGADASVAADGATVGSPTYVEYTPENDDVGSIEATISWNPPGQDLDINLRKGGEDGPVESSAASLNNPEVLSAQVEAGTTYVFEIIPYAAAQATGTIDITERKQAEDPPTGPYGVYRPTVIAPGSAVVSTMGASALKALEASYGATPADTGVFYSALSGTSMSCPVTSGVVAQVIEAYYRNNGGEYPDPEEVIRLVEGGADPEAEAAYTPYNAGAGLVDAVRTIEQFAEPGDVPGYADINLSPLGDEPETLSAAGSREDDGQVFTGGGTNQVTVTIESLSHDVDVAREVLPDGWTVVGTGEDVTEASDTEVRFDTTAVNDATGDGSAEFTFFVEAPSDPDGSNQYTLGPTEVKETSGRTDTTGFAAVSGTSSTEYVAGVSTGSAL; translated from the coding sequence ATGGACGCAAACCGACGGACTGTCCTGAAGAGCGCGGGGGCTGCGGCGGGTGCCTCCATGTTCACGACCACCGGAGCCGCGGCGGAGACCATCCAGGCGGCTCTCGGGGACGGACTCGACGCCGAGAGCGACGACCTGCAGGGGGCGCTGGTCGTGTTCGAGCCGGGCGCCGACTACGGTGCCCTGGACCGGTTCGACCTGCCCGACGGCACCTACGAGATGGAGGCGCTCGACATCGTCTACACGCGCGCACCGGGGTCCACGCTCCGCGCCATCGCCGCGCTCGACCGCGTGCAGTACGTCGAGGCCAACCGGCGCATCGACTACCACAACGGCGACGCCCAGATCGCCACGCGTGCCGGCGAGGTCCAGGAGAAACCCACGCTGGGCTACACGGGTGACGGCGTCCACGTGGCGGTCATCGACAGCGGCGTCGACGCCTACCACCCGGACCTGCAGGACCGGCTCCGGCACAACTTCCAGTTCCAGGACCCGCTCAGTTCCGACACCGCCTGGACGGACGTCGGCCCGGCCGACACGGACGACATCGGCCACGGGACCCACTGTGCCGGCTCGGTCGTCGGCGAGGGGAACCGGGACCCCGAGCACGAGGGGATGGCGCCCGACGCCGACCTGACCGTCTATTCCACGGGTGCGGGCCTGTTCATCCTCAACGCGGTCGCCGCGTACAACCACATCCTCGGGACGCTGACCGCCCCGGTCGAGGAGGGGGGACTCGGCGAAGAGCTCCACATCACGTCGAACTCCTACGGCTCCTCCGGTGGCACCGACTTCAACCCGGCCGGCGGCCAGGAGCGCGCGACGTGGCGGGCGTTCGACGCCGGCATCACGGTCGTCTCCTCGGCCGGCAACAGCGGCCCGGGGACGAACACACTGGGCGCCGCGAAGACCGCACCGCACATCCTCTGCATCGCGGCCAGCCACGACGGCCAGGGCGAGGGGATCGACGCGACGACGAAACCGACCAGCTTCTCCTCTCGGGGTCGCAAGGCGAACTACGGCCAGCAGCACCCCGAGAGCGAGGGGGCGCGCTGGCACGAGTTCCCGAACGGCGACGACGGGTACACGGCGGAGGACCGACGGGACGCGCTCGCCAACGTCGACGAGTTCAACCGCAAGAGCGGATCGGCGGAGGCGTTCGCCGACGACGAGCAGCCCGCGTCGAAGTCCTTCACCGCGGGTCCGGGTGCCGACGCCAGCGTGGCCGCCGACGGCGCGACGGTCGGGTCACCGACCTACGTGGAGTACACGCCGGAGAACGACGACGTGGGCTCCATCGAGGCGACCATCTCCTGGAACCCGCCGGGCCAGGACCTCGATATCAACCTCCGGAAGGGCGGCGAGGACGGCCCGGTCGAGAGTTCCGCGGCCTCGCTCAACAACCCGGAGGTCCTGTCCGCACAGGTCGAGGCCGGCACGACGTACGTCTTCGAGATCATCCCGTACGCGGCCGCCCAGGCGACCGGGACCATCGACATCACGGAGCGCAAACAGGCCGAGGACCCGCCGACCGGCCCGTACGGTGTCTACCGGCCGACCGTCATCGCACCCGGGAGCGCCGTCGTCTCGACGATGGGGGCTTCGGCGCTGAAGGCACTGGAGGCCAGCTACGGTGCGACGCCCGCCGACACCGGCGTCTTCTACTCGGCGCTCTCGGGCACGTCGATGTCGTGCCCGGTCACGTCCGGCGTCGTCGCCCAGGTCATCGAGGCGTACTACCGCAACAACGGCGGCGAGTACCCCGACCCCGAGGAGGTCATCCGGCTCGTGGAGGGCGGTGCCGACCCCGAGGCGGAGGCCGCGTACACCCCGTACAACGCGGGTGCGGGGCTGGTCGACGCCGTCCGGACCATCGAGCAGTTCGCGGAACCGGGCGACGTCCCCGGGTACGCCGACATCAACCTCTCCCCGCTCGGCGACGAGCCGGAGACGCTCTCGGCCGCCGGCTCCCGCGAGGACGACGGCCAGGTGTTCACCGGCGGCGGGACGAACCAGGTGACCGTCACCATCGAGAGCCTCAGCCACGACGTGGACGTGGCCCGTGAGGTCCTGCCGGACGGCTGGACGGTCGTCGGAACTGGCGAGGACGTCACCGAGGCGAGCGACACGGAGGTCCGCTTCGATACGACCGCGGTCAACGACGCGACCGGTGACGGGTCGGCGGAGTTCACCTTCTTCGTCGAGGCGCCCAGCGACCCGGACGGGTCCAACCAGTACACCCTCGGTCCCACGGAGGTCAAGGAGACGTCCGGCCGGACCGACACCACCGGTTTCGCCGCCGTCTCCGGGACCTCCAGCACTGAGTACGTCGCCGGCGTGAGTACCGGCTCGGCGCTCTGA
- a CDS encoding winged helix-turn-helix transcriptional regulator, whose protein sequence is MNSTRIRRGLVVLVVLLLGLSLVAPVAVATGPHDGDTTTGDSFGDDLTGSSSSDTTDGSDGDASSGSSDDGSLSDSDSDSSDDGSLSDSDSDSDSDDDGSLSNADSDSDSESGDDGSLSDSDSSDDGSLSDSDSDSNDDGMESDDETLLGSTTEELSLEERLSALATGSTDEESSPVSGSADGVSSLDGGTVSEADLVDVNTVSSPTDTSYEVELVDLASDGTALLEVTASGATTDGLATTAETVGDTVAASSDRFTTGASGTTDATGDTARVESTGPVAGSDDAAAVDSGSGSGSDAPDAGSGSNSDALRNAIGGGVPVSGDDLPGGPAGAGAVVGLAGAAAAVAARQSGAFSGMGGSLATTTRTAAASVPGTGHLDRLVRMLAPFRYSRYDDSDPLEHEAREAMFEVVEDSPGTYLSEIADRAGIPLSTARHHIRVLEREDLVSGAKVRGKRRFYPAHTEGVELAAAMNDDSTAAVIDALARLGAASVSDLADELGKDPSTVTHHVQRLEEDEVVVRERDGRAVMNKLTAAARTMLEPDERAAGPAAAGEAMASD, encoded by the coding sequence ATGAACTCGACACGTATACGGCGTGGGCTGGTGGTCCTCGTCGTCCTCCTGCTCGGACTGTCGCTCGTGGCTCCGGTCGCCGTAGCCACCGGTCCCCACGACGGCGACACGACGACCGGCGACAGCTTCGGGGACGACCTCACGGGCTCATCAAGCTCCGATACGACGGACGGTTCCGACGGGGACGCCAGCTCCGGATCGAGCGACGACGGGTCGCTCTCGGACTCGGATTCGGATTCGAGTGACGACGGGTCGCTCTCCGATTCCGATTCGGATTCCGACTCGGACGACGACGGATCACTCTCGAACGCCGATTCCGACTCCGACTCGGAGTCGGGCGACGACGGGTCGCTCTCCGATTCCGATTCGAGTGACGACGGGTCGCTCTCGGATTCGGACTCCGACTCGAACGACGACGGGATGGAGTCGGACGACGAGACGCTCCTCGGGTCGACGACGGAGGAGCTGTCGCTGGAAGAGCGACTGAGTGCACTCGCGACAGGATCGACGGACGAGGAGTCCTCTCCGGTCAGCGGGTCGGCGGATGGCGTGTCCTCCCTCGACGGTGGGACCGTCAGCGAGGCCGATCTCGTGGACGTGAACACGGTCTCCTCGCCGACGGACACCAGCTACGAGGTCGAACTGGTCGACCTCGCCTCCGACGGGACCGCGCTGCTCGAGGTGACCGCCAGTGGCGCCACGACCGACGGGCTGGCGACGACCGCCGAGACGGTCGGCGACACCGTGGCCGCCAGCAGCGACCGATTCACCACGGGAGCGAGCGGGACGACCGACGCGACCGGTGACACCGCACGGGTCGAGTCGACCGGGCCCGTGGCGGGGAGCGACGATGCGGCGGCCGTCGATTCCGGCTCCGGGAGCGGTTCGGACGCTCCGGACGCCGGCTCCGGCAGCAACTCGGACGCCCTCCGGAACGCCATCGGCGGTGGCGTCCCCGTCTCGGGCGACGACCTGCCCGGCGGCCCGGCCGGTGCGGGCGCCGTCGTCGGGCTCGCCGGAGCGGCCGCGGCGGTCGCCGCCCGGCAGTCGGGTGCGTTCTCAGGGATGGGGGGCAGCCTCGCCACGACGACCCGGACCGCGGCCGCGTCGGTCCCGGGGACGGGCCACCTCGACCGGCTCGTCCGGATGCTGGCACCGTTCCGCTACTCGCGGTACGACGACTCGGACCCGCTCGAGCACGAGGCCCGCGAGGCCATGTTCGAGGTCGTCGAGGACTCGCCGGGGACCTACCTCTCGGAGATCGCCGACCGGGCCGGCATCCCGCTGTCGACGGCCCGGCACCACATCCGCGTGCTGGAGCGCGAGGACCTCGTCAGCGGGGCGAAGGTCCGCGGCAAGCGCCGGTTCTACCCCGCCCACACGGAGGGCGTCGAGCTGGCAGCGGCGATGAACGACGACTCCACCGCGGCGGTCATCGACGCGCTCGCCCGGCTCGGCGCGGCCTCGGTCAGCGACCTGGCGGACGAACTCGGGAAGGACCCCAGCACGGTCACCCATCACGTCCAGCGGCTGGAGGAGGACGAGGTGGTCGTGCGCGAGCGTGACGGACGCGCTGTCATGAACAAGCTGACCGCCGCCGCCCGGACGATGCTGGAGCCCGACGAGCGCGCCGCCGGGCCGGCGGCCGCCGGCGAGGCCATGGCCTCCGACTGA
- a CDS encoding HEAT repeat domain-containing protein codes for MGVPNDRVTALLEGDTVERRREAASELVETATGTPGILAPVVERVVGGLDDPDDRVRTAVARICFEVGTHDPVAVEPLLADLLGCLDDPVASVRANVARPVAEVIVRDPASHRSTATTLRAHLDDRSESVRHSVAWALEWLATRHPAVVPADRLTGLLTDDHPPVRKHAARLCALLPHADGERHERLVGMLSDESIPARRAACLALGAAGRVGDEPETRSVLAQAARTDLNEGVRLAARRALRGAAYEATAPRPDPPADASALAAVLVTGDRALGDWLRVDDPDVTVRGGRFRGAVEAIDPLRGTITLRNDLVGYRVALRRDSDGWTGTYDGTERTGTVDLAPTAARKLDTGRTPLRYAVEGDRLGFEVEGTPHSIEVTDRDPETGRLRGENWMQGYAVEFRPDTGGPVRALFERGRAFEVSDVGLLVDEDGAVKE; via the coding sequence ATGGGAGTGCCGAACGACCGTGTGACGGCGCTGCTCGAGGGGGACACCGTCGAGCGGCGTCGGGAGGCGGCGTCCGAACTGGTGGAGACGGCGACGGGGACCCCCGGCATCCTGGCGCCGGTCGTCGAGCGGGTCGTCGGGGGTCTGGACGACCCCGACGACCGCGTCCGGACAGCCGTCGCCCGCATCTGCTTCGAGGTCGGCACCCACGACCCCGTCGCGGTCGAGCCGCTGCTGGCGGACCTGCTCGGCTGTCTCGACGACCCCGTCGCGAGCGTCCGCGCGAACGTCGCCCGGCCGGTCGCCGAGGTCATCGTCCGGGACCCGGCGAGCCACCGGTCGACCGCGACCACCCTCCGTGCTCACCTCGACGACCGGTCGGAGAGCGTCCGCCACAGCGTCGCGTGGGCGCTGGAGTGGCTCGCCACCCGCCACCCCGCTGTCGTGCCTGCCGACCGGCTGACCGGCCTCCTGACCGACGACCACCCGCCGGTCCGCAAGCACGCGGCACGGCTCTGCGCCCTGCTCCCGCACGCCGACGGGGAGCGCCACGAGCGGCTGGTGGGGATGCTGAGCGACGAGTCCATCCCGGCCCGGCGCGCGGCGTGCCTCGCCCTCGGTGCGGCCGGCCGAGTGGGCGACGAGCCCGAGACACGGTCGGTACTCGCCCAGGCGGCCCGGACGGACCTGAACGAGGGCGTCCGGCTGGCGGCACGGCGTGCCCTTCGTGGGGCCGCCTACGAGGCGACCGCGCCGAGGCCGGACCCGCCTGCCGACGCGAGCGCGCTGGCGGCCGTCCTCGTGACGGGTGATCGCGCGCTCGGCGACTGGCTCCGCGTCGACGACCCCGATGTCACCGTCCGGGGTGGCCGGTTCCGTGGGGCCGTCGAGGCCATCGACCCGCTGAGGGGTACCATCACGCTCCGGAACGACCTCGTCGGCTACCGGGTCGCACTGCGCCGGGACAGCGACGGCTGGACGGGGACGTACGACGGCACGGAACGGACCGGGACGGTCGACCTCGCCCCGACTGCGGCCCGGAAGCTCGACACCGGGCGGACGCCGCTTCGCTACGCGGTCGAGGGCGACCGCCTCGGGTTCGAGGTCGAGGGGACCCCTCACTCCATCGAGGTGACCGACCGCGACCCGGAGACCGGACGGCTCCGGGGGGAGAACTGGATGCAGGGGTACGCCGTCGAGTTCCGCCCCGACACGGGGGGCCCCGTGCGGGCGCTGTTCGAGCGCGGCCGGGCGTTCGAGGTGTCGGACGTCGGGCTGCTGGTGGACGAGGACGGCGCGGTCAAGGAGTGA
- a CDS encoding thiamine pyrophosphate-dependent enzyme, which translates to MHRVIDERPLGDTGLEAADVRALLRDVIRARVFDDRALSLQRRGWMSGYPPYRGQEGSQVAAAHAMRETDWLFPTYRTNAMALARGVPMSDVLLFRRGYPEFVSDHDVRLFPQAVPIATQLPHAVGFGMAVNYRNAVEPEPSAATDGEPARRDGAVAAGLVDPTDGPTDEAVVAYLGDGATSEGDAHEAMNFAGVFEAPVLFLCENNGWAISTPRERQTAADSIAARAEAYGFTGRQVDGTDPLAVLEVVREALATVREGEPMLVESLVHRHGPHTTSDDPSRYEDRVEVPEWRRRDPLDRLTEFAREEGIVDEAFVESAHDRAAREADEAVATAEATAPPAVADLFDHSYADLPPRVREQRAWLHERADEIEPGGPVWE; encoded by the coding sequence ATGCACCGCGTCATCGACGAGCGACCACTCGGCGACACCGGCCTCGAGGCCGCGGACGTCCGAGCCCTCCTCCGTGATGTCATCCGGGCCCGGGTCTTCGACGACCGGGCGCTCAGCCTCCAGCGCCGGGGCTGGATGTCCGGCTACCCACCCTACCGGGGCCAGGAGGGCTCGCAGGTCGCGGCCGCCCACGCCATGCGTGAGACCGACTGGCTGTTCCCGACCTACCGGACGAACGCGATGGCGCTCGCCCGCGGCGTCCCCATGAGCGACGTGCTCCTCTTCCGCCGGGGCTACCCGGAGTTCGTCTCCGACCACGACGTCCGGCTGTTCCCGCAGGCCGTCCCCATCGCCACGCAGCTCCCCCACGCCGTCGGCTTCGGGATGGCGGTGAACTACCGGAACGCCGTCGAGCCCGAGCCCTCAGCGGCCACCGACGGCGAGCCGGCACGCCGTGACGGTGCCGTCGCCGCGGGCCTCGTCGACCCCACCGACGGCCCGACCGACGAGGCCGTCGTCGCCTACCTCGGCGACGGCGCCACCTCCGAGGGTGACGCCCACGAGGCGATGAACTTCGCCGGCGTGTTCGAGGCGCCCGTCCTCTTTCTCTGCGAGAACAACGGCTGGGCCATCTCGACCCCCCGGGAACGGCAGACCGCCGCCGACAGCATCGCGGCACGCGCCGAGGCGTACGGGTTCACGGGCCGGCAGGTCGACGGGACCGACCCGCTGGCGGTCCTCGAGGTCGTCCGCGAGGCCCTCGCGACCGTCCGCGAGGGCGAGCCGATGCTCGTCGAGTCGCTCGTCCACCGGCACGGCCCCCACACGACGAGCGACGACCCCTCGCGCTACGAGGATCGGGTCGAGGTGCCCGAGTGGCGCCGGCGCGACCCGCTCGACCGACTGACCGAGTTCGCCCGCGAGGAGGGGATCGTCGACGAGGCGTTCGTCGAGTCGGCCCACGACCGCGCCGCCCGCGAGGCCGACGAGGCCGTCGCGACCGCCGAGGCGACCGCCCCGCCGGCGGTCGCCGACCTGTTCGACCACTCGTACGCCGACCTCCCGCCGCGGGTCCGCGAGCAGCGCGCGTGGCTACACGAGCGTGCCGATGAGATCGAACCGGGCGGGCCTGTCTGGGAGTGA
- a CDS encoding tRNA (guanine(26)-N(2))-dimethyltransferase produces MDVSEGTITVAVPEQPEQGAGDAVFYNPEQELNRDLTVAALRAYRERAEDEGVDGPPPRSYLDATAASGIRGVRAAAAGFEATCCDVDPDAVELARENFARNDLDGTAVHRDANALMHEERFDVVDLDPFGTPIPFADAAFNSARTLCCVTATDTAPLCGAHFESGVRSYSAVPRNTDFHAEMGLRILLSALVRTAARYDVAAEPILSHSAPHYARTYLELTSGAQAADRLLEELGHIDWCPDCFWRTARKGLIHDPVTECPDCERPTKPAGPLWLGPTHEEGFLGRVRAHVDEDEMGAARAVGRTLDRLDAELDEPTHYDQHRLFGNWSAPAIGMDEFIERLHEAGFEASRTHYGGTTFKTDADVAEMAALFA; encoded by the coding sequence ATGGACGTCTCGGAGGGAACCATCACCGTGGCGGTGCCCGAACAGCCCGAGCAGGGCGCGGGTGACGCCGTCTTCTACAACCCGGAGCAGGAGCTGAACCGGGACCTGACGGTGGCGGCGCTGCGGGCCTACCGCGAGCGCGCTGAGGACGAGGGTGTCGACGGGCCGCCGCCACGCTCGTACCTGGACGCGACGGCGGCGTCGGGCATCCGGGGCGTGCGGGCCGCCGCGGCCGGGTTCGAGGCGACGTGCTGTGACGTGGACCCCGACGCGGTGGAACTGGCCCGGGAGAACTTCGCGCGCAACGACCTCGACGGGACCGCGGTCCACCGGGACGCGAACGCCCTGATGCACGAGGAACGCTTCGACGTGGTCGACCTCGACCCGTTCGGGACGCCCATCCCGTTCGCCGACGCCGCGTTCAACTCCGCCCGGACGCTGTGTTGCGTGACCGCCACGGACACGGCGCCGCTGTGTGGCGCGCACTTCGAGTCGGGCGTGCGCTCGTACTCGGCGGTCCCGCGCAACACCGACTTCCACGCGGAGATGGGGCTGCGGATCCTGCTGTCGGCGCTCGTCCGCACCGCGGCGCGCTACGACGTGGCCGCCGAGCCAATCCTCTCGCACTCGGCGCCCCACTACGCCCGCACGTACCTCGAACTCACATCAGGGGCGCAGGCGGCCGACCGCTTGCTGGAGGAGCTGGGCCACATCGACTGGTGTCCGGACTGCTTCTGGCGGACCGCCCGGAAGGGGCTGATCCACGACCCCGTGACGGAGTGTCCCGACTGCGAGCGCCCCACCAAGCCGGCCGGGCCGCTCTGGCTGGGACCGACCCACGAGGAGGGCTTCCTCGGCCGGGTCCGCGCGCACGTGGACGAGGACGAGATGGGCGCGGCCCGCGCCGTCGGGCGGACGCTGGACCGTCTCGACGCCGAACTCGACGAGCCGACCCACTACGACCAGCACCGGCTGTTCGGCAACTGGAGCGCCCCCGCCATCGGGATGGACGAGTTCATCGAGCGCCTGCACGAGGCCGGGTTCGAGGCCTCCCGGACCCACTACGGCGGAACGACGTTCAAGACGGACGCCGACGTGGCCGAGATGGCCGCCCTCTTCGCCTGA
- a CDS encoding YihY/virulence factor BrkB family protein — MATTDLPAVAREHVGEAVDVARKVIERARNERVTFLAAAVAYFVAVSLLPLAVVLVVAASFLGSRDLALAIIAQATELLGQEGSALLYTVLTEQATGAQVTLVGLPVVLWGALRTFRGVDAAFEEVYGAEERDSLPEALADAAVVFTTVILGAALMIGIGFAIGATTTIGNILEPVALFVGLAVVFFPMYYLFPNVDPDPTEVLPGTLFTAATWTLFQVGFQSFVADLGGASAAGAFGTVLLVLTWLYGGSLLLLIGATINAVMAERVTVEVEDDLFPEYG, encoded by the coding sequence GTGGCAACCACCGACCTTCCGGCCGTCGCCCGCGAACACGTCGGCGAGGCGGTCGACGTCGCCCGGAAGGTGATCGAGCGGGCACGCAACGAGCGCGTCACCTTCCTCGCAGCCGCCGTCGCCTACTTCGTGGCCGTCTCGCTGCTCCCGCTGGCGGTGGTGCTGGTCGTCGCCGCCTCCTTCCTCGGGAGCCGCGACCTCGCGCTGGCGATCATCGCGCAGGCGACGGAGCTGCTCGGACAGGAGGGGTCGGCGCTGCTGTACACGGTACTCACCGAACAGGCGACCGGCGCACAGGTGACACTCGTGGGGCTCCCGGTCGTCCTGTGGGGCGCGCTGCGGACGTTCCGGGGGGTCGACGCGGCGTTCGAGGAGGTGTACGGCGCCGAGGAGCGGGACTCACTGCCCGAGGCCCTGGCCGACGCGGCCGTCGTCTTCACCACGGTCATCCTCGGGGCCGCGCTGATGATCGGTATCGGCTTCGCCATCGGCGCCACGACCACCATCGGCAACATCCTGGAGCCCGTCGCGTTGTTCGTCGGCCTCGCGGTGGTCTTCTTCCCGATGTACTACCTGTTCCCCAACGTCGACCCGGACCCGACGGAGGTCCTGCCCGGGACGCTGTTCACGGCGGCGACGTGGACGCTGTTCCAGGTCGGGTTCCAGTCGTTCGTCGCCGACCTCGGGGGCGCCTCGGCGGCGGGCGCGTTCGGTACGGTGTTGCTCGTCCTGACGTGGCTCTACGGCGGGAGCCTCCTCCTGCTGATCGGCGCGACCATCAACGCCGTCATGGCCGAGCGGGTCACGGTCGAGGTCGAGGACGACCTGTTCCCGGAGTACGGCTGA
- a CDS encoding YihY/virulence factor BrkB family protein codes for MNQRASRLADVTRTTIRVVRSDQITFIAASLSYYAFISLIPLLLLALVAASVIGGEQLAADLADRAAAAFGDQAAEAVRGALTSSAAQGGATVVGLGVLLWSGLKLFRGMDVAFSTVYGAPLPEGIVEQVRDALITLVAVGLGVAATVGLGILIAQVDIPALGIDLANVVGTLLLVGGLAAAFFPLYYFLPAGNVTPREALPGALFAAIGWTVLQTGFRVYAGQAGTSAYGVLGAALLLVTFLYFGGLILLIGVVLNAANAGRLEEADIEGELGSIDSEQRDSAMTDRDTDLDLDIDTEELDDEELRRAVEGLREDLADFEERIDDRTVHREEITAELKRYVRGRVRRGKARGWGPYLVLLYGTAMTLGAFYFLGDLAAVLAMFVIWLSTLGLYTLMLLVGAGVGAARAPGRMKDRIDEFRS; via the coding sequence ATGAACCAGCGGGCGTCGCGACTGGCGGACGTGACCCGGACCACCATCCGGGTGGTCCGGTCGGACCAGATCACGTTCATCGCGGCCAGCCTCTCCTACTACGCGTTCATCTCGCTGATCCCGCTCCTGTTGCTCGCGCTGGTCGCCGCGAGCGTCATCGGCGGCGAGCAGCTCGCCGCGGACCTCGCGGACCGGGCCGCCGCCGCGTTCGGCGACCAGGCCGCAGAGGCCGTCAGGGGGGCGCTCACCTCGAGTGCCGCACAGGGCGGGGCCACGGTCGTCGGGCTCGGGGTGCTGCTCTGGTCGGGGCTGAAGCTGTTCCGGGGGATGGACGTGGCCTTCTCCACGGTGTACGGCGCACCCCTCCCGGAGGGCATCGTCGAGCAGGTCCGGGACGCGCTCATCACGCTCGTCGCGGTCGGACTCGGCGTCGCCGCGACGGTCGGCCTGGGCATCCTCATCGCGCAGGTGGACATCCCCGCACTCGGGATCGACCTCGCCAACGTCGTCGGCACGCTCCTGCTCGTCGGGGGACTGGCGGCCGCCTTCTTCCCGCTCTACTACTTCCTGCCGGCCGGGAACGTCACGCCGCGCGAGGCGCTCCCCGGCGCGCTGTTCGCGGCCATCGGCTGGACCGTCCTCCAGACCGGCTTCCGCGTCTACGCCGGGCAGGCCGGCACGAGCGCCTACGGCGTGCTGGGGGCCGCGCTCCTGCTGGTGACGTTCCTCTACTTCGGCGGCCTCATCCTCCTCATCGGGGTCGTCCTGAACGCGGCCAACGCGGGTCGGCTGGAGGAGGCGGACATCGAGGGCGAGCTGGGCAGCATCGACAGCGAGCAGCGGGATTCAGCCATGACCGACCGAGACACAGACCTGGACCTGGACATCGACACCGAGGAACTGGACGACGAGGAACTCCGGCGGGCCGTCGAGGGGCTCCGCGAGGATCTGGCGGACTTCGAGGAGCGCATCGACGACCGCACCGTCCACCGCGAGGAGATCACCGCGGAACTCAAGCGGTACGTCCGCGGGCGGGTCCGCAGAGGGAAGGCGCGGGGCTGGGGCCCCTACCTCGTCCTGCTGTACGGGACCGCGATGACGCTGGGGGCGTTCTACTTCCTCGGGGACCTCGCCGCGGTGCTGGCGATGTTCGTCATCTGGCTCTCGACGCTCGGGCTGTACACCCTCATGCTGCTGGTCGGTGCGGGCGTCGGCGCCGCCCGGGCCCCCGGTCGGATGAAGGACCGCATCGACGAGTTCCGCTCCTGA